Below is a window of Brachyspira hampsonii DNA.
GTATGATAATGAATGGGGTTATTCTAACAGAGTAATTGATTTATTATTGTATATGTATAACAAAAAATAATAATTAGTAATAATTAAAATTTTTTAAGCTATAATAAAAGGGTGTTATATTTCATTATAGCACCCTTTAAATTTTTAATGAACATAAAAATTGGCATTAACTTTACAAAAGTTCATAAAGCTAGTAAACAATTTTTATAAGTAATACTATAAATATAAAAAGCGAGCCAAAGCACATATATATGCAAATAAATTTATTTGCCAATTATAAGCAGAGGCGAGCATAGCAATAATAAAAAATACACAAGGAGTTAATGATGAAAAAATCAGTAAAAGACATAGACATTAAAGGTAAAAAAGTAATAATGAGAGTAGACTTTAATGTACCTCTTGACAAAGAAACTAGTTCAAAAATTACAGACACTACAAGAGTAGATGCTGCTATGCCTACTATAGAATATATACTTTCTCAGGGTGCTTGTCTTATCCTTATGAGCCATTTGGGAAGACCTAAAGGCGAAGCTAATCCTAAATATTCTCTTAAACCTGTTTATGATTATTTAAAAACTAAACTTCCTAATAATAAAGTAGAATTTGCTAAAGATTGTGTAGGAGAAGAAGTAAAAAAACAAGCTGCTGAACTTAAAGCAGGTGATGTACTTTTACTTGAAAATTTAAGATTCCATGCTGAAGAAGAAAAAAATGATGCAGCATTCTCTAAACAATTAGCTGATTTGGCTGATGTTTATGTTAATGATGCTTTCGGTACTGCACACAGAGCACATGCTTCTACTGCTGGTATAGTATCTGCTAAAGCCGGTATGCCTGCTGTTGCTGGTTTCTTAATGGAAAAAGAAATTAAATATTTGGGAGATGCTGTTGCTAATCCTGCCCGTCCTTTTGTTGCTATAATTGGAGGAGCTAAAGTTTCTTCTAAAATTTCTGTACTTAAAAACTTACTTAATAAAGTAGACACTTTAATAGTTGTAGGTGGTATGGCTTATACTTTCTTTAAAGCTAAAGGATTAGAAATAGGTACTTCTTTATGCGAAGATGATTATATTGCTACTGCTAAAGAAATTATGGATAAGGCTAAAGAATTAAATAAAACTTTATACTTACCTGTTGATAATGTTATAGCTGATAAATTTGATAATGATGCTAATATAAAAACAGTAGATTCTAATGCTATACCTGCAGGCTGGATGGGTATGGATGTTGGACCTAAAACTTTGAAAGAACTTGAAGACATACTTAAAAATGCTAAAACAGTTGTTTGGAACGGACCATTAGGTGTATTTGAAATGCCTAATTTTGCTAAAGGTACTTTTGAGGTGGCAAAATTCATTGCTAATTCTGAAGCTGTAAGTATAATTGGAGGAGGAGACAGTGTATCTGCTGTTAATAAATCAGGTGTTGCTGATAAAATGACACATGTATCTACAGGCGGCGGAGCTTCTTTAGAGTTCCTAGAAGGTATAGAATTACCTGGTATTGCAGTATTGCAAGATAAATAATAGCAATTAAATAGTATTTTTTAATCAAAATAGTGAGCCCGTAGTAACTTTAGTTGCTGCGGGTTTTTAGCGAACTATTTTGATTTTATTATATAAGGTATAGAATTACCGGGAATTGCAGTATTGCAAGATAAATAATTGCAATTAATAATAAAAATAATGTGCTTCTAATAGCTTAGCTGTCAGAGTTTTTTTAAGCATATTGATTTTTAAATATATCATCATAATGATAAATTTAAATAAAGTTTTACTAAATATATTATAATACACTATGTTTTTATATAGTTTATTTTCTTTTATATTATTAAATAATTTTTAAAATTAAAGATATTTATACTTGACAAAAAAAACTTATGTATTATTATAGCTTTAAAATTATGAATTATGGAGCAAATGATGGAAGAATTAGGATCTATCTATTTTTTAGACGAACTAAATATATTAAATAATGGTTATTTTGCCAAACATGATGATGACTTCGATGATGATTATGATGACTATGATGATGATTATGATGATGAAGACGAATATGATGATGAAAGCGATTTTGACGACGATGACTTTGATGATGATGATGATTACGATGATGACGACGACTATGATGACGATGATGACTATGATGATTATGACGATGATTATGATGACGACTATGACGATGATATAGATGATTTTGACGATGATTTCGACGACGATTTTGATGATGATTTCGATGATGACGATGATGATTATGACGATGATTATGATGATGATTTCGATGATAAAGACGATTATGATGATGATTTTGATGAATAATTAATTGTTAATTTATAATTAAAGCAATACTTCAATAATGAGTATTGCTTTATTATGCAAAAGGCTTAAGATGTCAGAAAAGAAATTCAAAAAATTTAATAATAATAACAATAAAGAAAATAACAAGAAGTTTTGCGGCAAGAAAAATAAAACTAAATTTTACAAAAAAAAATATAATAATCAATATAAATATCAGGAAAAAAGCATAGAGGAATATGAAAAAAATTATCTCAAAAAGCGTATGAGAGAAGAGATTGAAAGACCTATATGTCCTATATGTAATGAACCTATTTATATAATAGAAGAAGCTATAAGACATAATGCAAGCGGAGAGCTGGCACATTTTGAATGTATATTAAATGAAATTAAAGAGAATAATATTTCTGATATGGAAGAAGAAGATAAAATAGTTTATCTTGGTTCTGGAACTTTTGGAATTATACAGGAAAGACAAAATGGAAAGAATACAAGATTTTTTGTGCGAAAAAGAATAAATTATGAAAATAGAAAAGTGAAAAAAATAGAAGATGATGCTGATCCGGAAGAGGAGGATTTATTTAATGTGTGATATGCCGCTGGGGTTTTCTTCTGCTGCAATGAAGTCGGGGCTTAAAAATAATGATTATGATTTAGCAATAATTAAAAGCGATCCTCCAAGCGTTGTATCTGCTGTATATACTCAAAATAACTTTCAGGCTGCTCCTATTATATTTTCTAAAAAGAATGATAAAAATGACATACAGTTATTAATAGTTAATAGTAAAATAGCTAATGCCTTAACAGGTAAAAAGGGATATGATGATGTTTTGGATGTGGTTAAATATGCTGCTGAAACCTTTAATATAAAAAAAGATAATATATTAATGGCCTCAACAGGAATTATCGGCGTACCGCTTGAAACAGAAAAAATAAAAAAAGCTATAAAGATATCTGATAAATATTTTAATAATAATTTTGACAATATTTCTAAAGCAATTCAAACTAGAGATAAATTCGATAAAATATATACTGCTCAATTAGAAGTATCTTCAGGAAAGACTGCTAATTTTTATGCTATTGCAAAGGGAAGTTCTATTATACATCCTAATATGGCTACTGTACTTCTTTTTATATTTACAGATTTGAATATAGAAAAAGAAACTTTAGATAAAGCATTTAGAGAATCTATAAATAAAACTTTAAATAGAATATCTGTAGACGGAGAAACTTCTACAAATGATATGGCTCTTATAATGGCAAACGGAGCATTAAATAATAAAATAATTACAGAAAAAAATAAAAAATTATTTAAAGAGTTAAAATACAAACTAGATGAAATATGTGCATATCTGGCTAAAATGATAATACTTGACGGAGAAGGAATAACAAAAACTATAATAGTTTCTGTAAAAAGAGCTAAAACGCAAAGCAATGCTTTTGATATTGCCAAAAAAATAGCGACTTCAAATCTAGTTAAGATATTATTTCTTTCTAAAGATCCTAATTTTGAAAAGATATTATCCGTTGTGGGTAATTGTAATATTAATATAAATAATATAGCACTATATGTAAACGATGTTGAAATTTATAAAAACGGTATAATAAATAAATATAATATTGATACAGAAAGAAAAGAAAATTATATAACTATAGATTTAGGATATAATACCAAATATGAAGATTATTATTATTTCACTGATCTCACTCAGGAATATATATCTATACATTCTTCTTACAATATATAATTTTTTTTAATCCCCACCCTATATACTTATAGTTATAATCTGAAATTTTAACTTTTAATTTCTTTATTATCAAATTAGAATTTTTTAGCTGCCCACCCTAGTTAAATAATAATAAATAAAAATCTATTAACCGTGCGTTTAAATATACTCATTATCTAACTAACACTTGGGCGGGCGTGCTTTTATAAATAAAGCAAAATAGAAAAGTAAAATCATTTATTTTTTAATAAGTAAAAAATATAAAAGGGAGGGGTATGTAATTAAAGCATTATTATTTGACTTATAATATTTTTTGTATATAATTAAAAATATCAATATCTATAAAAAATAATAAAATTTGTCGCCGGATAAATTTTTTTAAAACGTTTGTATTCATACTGTAGGCCTTAGAAAGTATGAACGCAAACGTTTTTTTATTATAGGGTATATTTATGAATGTTTTGAATATGTTTATTAAATATGTATCACTCAATATATTTGGAATGATTGGTTTATCTTGCTATATACTTGCAGATACTTTTTTTGTAGCAAGAGGAATAGGCTCTGACGGACTAACGGCATTAAATATAGCTATACCTATTTTTAATTTCATTAATGGAATTGGTTTAATGCTTGGTATGGGCTCTGCTACTAAATACGCTATATTAAAAACTCAAAATAAAAATAATGAAGCTAACATTGTATTTACTAACTCTTTAATTTATATATTAATAATATCTGCTTTATTTATCATTGTAAGTATTCTATTTACATCAGGCATAGCATATATTCTAGGAGCTAGAAATAATATACATAGCATGACAAATATATATATAAAGATGATACTTTTATTTTCACCTATGTTTATGCTAAATAATGTACTTTTAGGATTTGTCAGAAATGATAATCACCCAAAACTTGCA
It encodes the following:
- a CDS encoding phosphoglycerate kinase, giving the protein MKKSVKDIDIKGKKVIMRVDFNVPLDKETSSKITDTTRVDAAMPTIEYILSQGACLILMSHLGRPKGEANPKYSLKPVYDYLKTKLPNNKVEFAKDCVGEEVKKQAAELKAGDVLLLENLRFHAEEEKNDAAFSKQLADLADVYVNDAFGTAHRAHASTAGIVSAKAGMPAVAGFLMEKEIKYLGDAVANPARPFVAIIGGAKVSSKISVLKNLLNKVDTLIVVGGMAYTFFKAKGLEIGTSLCEDDYIATAKEIMDKAKELNKTLYLPVDNVIADKFDNDANIKTVDSNAIPAGWMGMDVGPKTLKELEDILKNAKTVVWNGPLGVFEMPNFAKGTFEVAKFIANSEAVSIIGGGDSVSAVNKSGVADKMTHVSTGGGASLEFLEGIELPGIAVLQDK
- the argJ gene encoding bifunctional glutamate N-acetyltransferase/amino-acid acetyltransferase ArgJ gives rise to the protein MCDMPLGFSSAAMKSGLKNNDYDLAIIKSDPPSVVSAVYTQNNFQAAPIIFSKKNDKNDIQLLIVNSKIANALTGKKGYDDVLDVVKYAAETFNIKKDNILMASTGIIGVPLETEKIKKAIKISDKYFNNNFDNISKAIQTRDKFDKIYTAQLEVSSGKTANFYAIAKGSSIIHPNMATVLLFIFTDLNIEKETLDKAFRESINKTLNRISVDGETSTNDMALIMANGALNNKIITEKNKKLFKELKYKLDEICAYLAKMIILDGEGITKTIIVSVKRAKTQSNAFDIAKKIATSNLVKILFLSKDPNFEKILSVVGNCNININNIALYVNDVEIYKNGIINKYNIDTERKENYITIDLGYNTKYEDYYYFTDLTQEYISIHSSYNI